The following coding sequences lie in one Populus nigra chromosome 15, ddPopNigr1.1, whole genome shotgun sequence genomic window:
- the LOC133674766 gene encoding zinc transporter 4, chloroplastic-like, producing the protein MLFIEDLWELLYLDHFQSQAQAFSDVLFEAISKSMSNSSCGSSELEICRDHSSALILKLIAIASILFGGIIGIAIPIIGKHSHFLKTDGSLFVSAKAFAAGVILATGFVHMLSAASEALSDPCLPEYPWKKFPFSGFFAMTASLLTLLLDFVGTQYYERKQGLNKASEEQVRVGSVDANPGHESGIVPIIEVKELNGSSGKVFGEEEHGGMHIVGMHAHAAHHRHNHPHGQDACDGLVSSRDHGHAHGSGHEHGHEHGESDVTDVESGLRHVVVSQILELGILSHSVIIGLSLGVSQSPCTIRPLIAALSFHQFFEGFALGGCISQAQFKTLSTTIMACFFAITTPAGIGIGTAISSFYNPNSPRALAAEGILDSLSAGILVYMALVDLIAADFLSKRMSCNFRLQVVSYCMLFLGAGLMSSLAVWA; encoded by the exons ATGTTATTCATCGAG GATCTTTGGGAATTGCTTTACCTGGATCATTTCCAATCACAAGCTCAAGCCTTTTCGG ACGTTTTATTTGAAGCAATCTCTAAATCAATGTCAAATTCTAGCTGTGGATCCTCCGAACTGGAAATCTGCAGAGACCACTCATCAGCACTCATTCTCAAACTCATTGCCATAGCTTCAATTCTCTTCGGTGGCATAATTGGCATTGCAATACCGATAATCGGAAAGCACAGCCACTTCCTCAAGACCGATGGTAGCCTCTTTGTGTCTGCAAAGGCTTTTGCAGCAGGCGTAATTTTAGCCACCGGTTTTGTTCACATGCTATCAGCCGCGTCCGAGGCCCTTTCGGATCCTTGCTTACCTGAATACCCGTGGAAGAAGTTTCCATTTTCAGGGTTTTTTGCTATGACGGCTTCTCTGCTAACCCTGCTTCTTGATTTTGTTGGGACCCAGTATTATGAGAGGAAGCAGGGGTTGAACAAGGCTAGTGAGGAGCAAGTTCGAGTCGGGTCGGTGGATGCGAATCCGGGTCATGAATCAGGTATCGTGCCCATTATAGAAGTTAAAGAGTTAAATGGGTCTAGTGGGAAGGTGTTTGGTGAAGAGGAGCATGGTGGGATGCACATTGTGGGGATGCATGCGCACGCAGCACACCATAGACATAACCATCCTCATGGGCAGGATGCCTGTGATGGGCTTGTCAGCAGTCGTGACCATGGGCATGCGCATGGATCTGGGCACGAGCACGGTCATGAGCATGGAGAGAGTGATGTCACTGATGTGGAAAGTGGTTTGAGGCACGTTGTCGTTTCACAG ATATTGGAACTTGGGATTCTCTCACATTCTGTGATCATTGGGTTATCTCTAGGAGTTTCACAGAGTCCGTGTACCATAAGGCCGTTGATTGCTGCGTTATCATTTCACCAGTTTTTTGAAGGATTTGCGCTTGGAGGCTGCATATCCCAGGCACAATTTAAGACACTGTCGACTACAATAATGGCATGTTTTTTCGCTATAACAACCCCTGCAGGAATCGGCATTGGGACAGCCATTTCTTCATTTTACAATCCGAACAGCCCAAGAGCATTAGCCGCTGAAGGCATCTTAGATTCTCTGTCAGCCGGGATTCTTGTTTACATGGCTTTAGTGGACCTAATTGCTGCTGATTTTCTTAGTAAGAGGATGAGCTGCAATTTTAGACTTCAAGTAGTGTCTTATTGCATGCTTTTCCTCGGGGCTGGATTGATGTCTTCACTTGCAGTCTGGGCTTGA